From Phacochoerus africanus isolate WHEZ1 chromosome 13, ROS_Pafr_v1, whole genome shotgun sequence, a single genomic window includes:
- the KBTBD7 gene encoding kelch repeat and BTB domain-containing protein 7: MQSREEASRSRRLASPRGGRRPKRISKPSVSAFFTGSEELKDTAHSAALLAQLKSFYDARLLCDVTIEVVTPGSGPGTGRLFSCNRNVLAAACPYFKSMFTGGMYESHQTNVTMHDVDAESFEVLVDYCYTGRVSLSEANVQRLYAASDMLQLEYVREACASFLARRLDLANCTAILKFADAFDHHKLRSQAQSFIAHNFKQLSRMGSIREESLADLTLAQLLAVLRLDSLDIESERTVCHVAVQWLEAAPKERGPSAAEVFKCVRWTHFTDKDREYLEGLLTKPIVKKYCLDFMEEVLQMRYGDMLYKSLVPKPESSSGNSVVSIAENPPQRLGMCAKEMVIFFGHPRDPFLCYDPYSGDIYTMPSPLTSLAHTKTITSSAVCVSPDHDIYLAAQPRKDLWVYKPAQNSWQQLADRLLCREGMDVAYLNGYIYILGGRDPVTGVKLKEVECYSVQRNQWALVAPVPHSFYSFELIVVQNYLYAVNSKRMLCYDPSHNMWLNCASLKRSDFQEACVFNDEIYCICDIPVMKVYNPARGEWRRISNIPLDSETHNYQIVNHGQKLLLITSTTPQWKKNRVTVYEYDTREDQWVNIGTMLGLLQFDSGFICLCARVYPSCLEPGQSFITEEDDARSESSTEWDLDGFSELDSESGSSSSFTDDEVWVQVAPQRNAQDQQGSL; this comes from the coding sequence ATGCAGTCCCGGGAAGAAGCTTCGCGCTCTCGCCGCCTCGCCAGTCCCCGCGGTGGGAGGCGGCCCAAGAGGATTTCCAAGCCTTCGGTTTCGGCTTTTTTCACGGGGTCGGAGGAGCTGAAGGACACGGCCCATTCCGCAGCCCTGTTGGCacagctcaagtccttctacgaTGCGCGGCTGCTCTGTGATGTGACCATCGAGGTGGTCACGCCTGGCAGCGGGCCTGGCACGGGCCGCCTCTTTTCCTGCAACCGTAACGTGCTGGCTGCCGCGTGTCCCTACTTCAAGAGCATGTTCACCGGCGGCATGTACGAGAGCCATCAGACGAACGTGACCATGCACGACGTAGATGCTGAATCCTTCGAGGTGCTGGTCGATTACTGCTACACGGGTCGCGtgtccctgagtgaggccaacgTGCAGCGCCTTTACGCGGCCTCGGACATGCTGCAGCTGGAGTATGTGCGGGAAGCCTGTGCCTCGTTCCTAGCCCGCCGCCTTGACCTGGCCAACTGCACGGCCATCCTCAAGTTCGCCGACGCCTTCGACCATCACAAGCTGCGGTCGCAGGCCCAGTCCTTTATCGCGCACAACTTCAAGCAGCTCAGCCGCATGGGTTCGATTCGCGAGGAGTCTCTGGCCGATCTGACCCTGGCCCAACTGCTGGCTGTCCTGCGCCTGGATAGTCTAGACATCGAGAGTGAGCGGACAGTGTGTCACGTTGCGGTGCAGTGGTTGGAGGCGGCTCCCAAGGAGCGGGGTCCCAGCGCTGCCGAAGTCTTCAAGTGTGTCCGCTGGACACACTTCACCGATAAAGATCGGGAATACCTGGAAGGGCTGTTGACCAAACCTATTGTGAAGAAGTACTGTCTGGACTTCATGGAAGAGGTCCTGCAGATGCGATATGGTGACATGTTGTACAAGTCTCTGGTGCCAAAGCCAGAGAGCAGCAGTGGCAATTCTGTTGTCTCCATAGCAGAAAATCCACCCCAGAGGCTGGGTATGTGTGCCAAGGAGATGGTGATCTTCTTTGGCCATCCCAGAGATCCCTTTCTGTGCTATGACCCATACTCAGGGGACATTTACACAATGCCATCACCTTTGACCAGCTTGGCTCATACCAAGACTATCACCTCCTCAGCTGTCTGCGTCTCTCCTGACCATGACATCTATCTGGCCGCCCAGCCCCGGAAAGACCTCTGGGTGTACAAACCAGCCCAGAATAGTTGGCAGCAGCTGGCAGACCGCCTGCTCTGCCGGGAGGGCATGGATGTGGCCTACCTCAACGGCTACATTTACATTTTGGGTGGGCGGGACCCTGTTACTGGAGTTAAATTAAAGGAAGTTGAGTGCTACAGTGTTCAGAGAAACCAGTGGGCCCTAGTGGCTCCCGTACCCCATTCCTTCTATTCCTTTGAACTGATTGTGGTTCAGAACTATCTTTATGCTGTGAACAGCAAGCGCATGCTCTGCTACGATCCCAGCCATAACATGTGGCTGAACTGTGCTTCTCTTAAACGCAGTGACTTCCAGGAGGCCTGTGTCTTCAATGATGAGATCTATTGTATCTGTGACATCCCCGTCATGAAGGTGTATAACCCGGCCAGGGGAGAATGGAGGCGGATCAGTAATATTCCCCTGGACTCCGAGACCCACAACTACCAGATTGTCAATCATGGCCAAAAGCTGCTCCTCATCACTTCTACAACCCCGCAGTGGAAGAAAAACCGGGTGACTGTGTATGAATATGATACTAGGGAAGACCAGTGGGTTAATATAGGTACCATGTTAGGCCTTTTGCAGTTTGACTCTGGCTTTATTTGCCTCTGTGCTCGAGTTTATCCCTCCTGCCTTGAACCTGGTCAGAGTTTCATCACCGAGGAAGATGATGCACGGAGTGAGTCTAGTACTGAATGGGACTTAGATGGATTCAGTGAGCTGGACTCTGAGTCAGGAAGTTCAAGTTCTTTTACTGACGATGAAGTCTGGGTACAGGTAGCACCTCAGCGAAATGCACAGGATCAGCAGGGTTCTTTGTAA